The following proteins are encoded in a genomic region of Nicotiana sylvestris chromosome 4, ASM39365v2, whole genome shotgun sequence:
- the LOC104232082 gene encoding uncharacterized protein → MTRSGIILQEENEQVVEVEDSKQEVKEQIEVPVVVEAKKVLEKVKIQEVNWEEVKEKVDDSKLEKFYDILNQLSVNIPFVEAFQEMSGFAKYLKNFITKKKTTKNEVVNVTPFIATTTVQKKEDLGAFTIPCTIGARDFARAICDNGAIINLFTLSIYKQVGLGMPKPTSMRLQMANRSIKRPMGIVDYVLVKVGKFLLHANFVILDCAIDKEMPIIMGRPFLYTGRALMDSEQNEIKFRVNDEEVTFQACKGMKLPHLYDSISVIDVVDEVEDAIEMMMEEQCLGVALAAILVNVDGEDMEGYIESVNALEGLGSYTYAPLKLSLDLENKVTPPARPLIIEPPQLELKPLPLHLRYKVLGSNATLPVIFSSL, encoded by the exons ATGACTCGGAGTGGGATAATACTTCAAGAAGAGAATGAACAAGTGGTAGAAGTGGAAGATTCCAAACAAGAAGTTAAAGAACAAATTGAGGTGCCAGTTGTTGTTGAAGCTAAAAAGGTCCTAGAAAAGGTGAAAATTCAAGAAGTGAATTGGGAAGAGGTTAAGGAAAAG gttgatgatagcaaactcgagaagttctatgacattctcaatcaattatcggtgaatattccatttgtggaagcatttcaagagatgtcgggttttgctaaGTATTTGAAAAACTTTATCACTAAGAAGAAAACTACCAAGAATGAAGTTGTGAATGTGACTCCCTTCATTGCAACAACCACagttcaaaagaaagaagacctGGGAGCTTTTAccattccatgcactattggggcgCGTGATTTTGCAAGAGCTATTTGCGATAATGGGGCTATCATAAATTTATTTACTCTTTCTATTTACAAGCAAGTGGGGTTAGGTATGCCAAAGCCTACAagtatgaggttgcaaatggccaATCGTTCAATAAAGAGACCGATGGGGATTGTTGATTATGTTCTTGTGAAAGTGGGAAAGTTCCTCCTCCACGCCAACTTTGTGATCCTTGATTGTGCTATTGACAAAGAAATGCCTATCATCATGGGGAGACCATTTCTTTATACCGGAAGAGCACTTATGGATTCAGAACAAAATGAGATCAAGTTCCGAGTTAATGACGAAGAGGTTACCTTTCAAGCGTGTAAGGGTATGAAGTTGCCACATCTATATGATAGCATCTCAGTCATTGATGTTGTTGATGAGGTAGAAGACGCAATCGAGATGATGATGGAAGAACAATGCCTTGGTGTGGCATTGGCGGCTATTTTGGTAAATGTTGATGGTGAAGACATGGAGGGGTACATAGAATCGGTGAATGCATTAGAAGGACTTGGGTCCTACACTTATGCACCATTGAAACTTTCTCTTGACTTAGAGAATAAAGTCACTCCTCCCGCTAGGCCTTTAATTATTGAGCCGCCGCAACTTGAGCTCAAGCCACTTCCATTGCACTTGAGGTATAAAGTTCTTGGCTCTAATGCCACTCTACCAGTAATCTTTTCTTCTTTGTAG